GGTGGTCGAGATCGACGGGGGCGGCGGGCTCGGCTGGCGGCTTCTCGAGTACTCGCCCTTCAATCCGCGCTGACGGCCATCGCGCCGGCAGCTACAGATACTGCCCCGGCTCGATCACGCGCCGGCCGTCGTCGCCGCCGCCATGCAGTGCCAGGCCACGGCGCCGCATCTCCTCGACTTGGGCTTGCGCCTGCATGTGCTGCGCCCACATCGCGGCCTGGATGCCCTGGAACAGCCCCTCGAGCCAGCCGACCAGCTGCGCCTGCGCCAGGCGGATCTCCGATGCGCTCGGCGTGCCCTCGAGGGGGATCGTGAGCGTGTCGAGCTCCTGCTGGAGCTCGTCCGAGAGCCCCTCGCGGAGCGCCGAGAGCGCGCGGTCGTAGACCTCGCGCAGCCGCTTGCGGCCGGCTTCGTCCGGCGTGGAGGCGCGGACGTCGCCGAGCAGCTCGCGCACCATCGCCGCGATGCGCAGGAGCTTGCCGGGACGCTGGATCTCGGGGGACGGCGGCACGAACAGCACCGGCTTGTTGGACTGGTTGTCGGGGTCCTGCGCCGACATCGCGTTCGGGTCTGGACTGTGCTCGGCCATCACATCCCTCCTCGCTGGGCAAGTGTCAGCATGGGCTGTGCCATGGTGCCGCCTCGCGCGCGCGTGGCACCTCCATTGCAGTTTACGCCAACAGCCGCCGCACGACGGCGGCGCGCCGGATCCCTCGAGTCGGGGGACCGGCATTACCTATAAGGAGGAGCAGATGGCCAGACGCAAGATGGGTCGCAGGAGCAAGAGTACCGGGCGGCGCAAGGCGCGGGGCACGACGAGCCGCCGACGGACG
The Candidatus Methylomirabilota bacterium genome window above contains:
- a CDS encoding proteasome activator, translating into MAEHSPDPNAMSAQDPDNQSNKPVLFVPPSPEIQRPGKLLRIAAMVRELLGDVRASTPDEAGRKRLREVYDRALSALREGLSDELQQELDTLTIPLEGTPSASEIRLAQAQLVGWLEGLFQGIQAAMWAQHMQAQAQVEEMRRRGLALHGGGDDGRRVIEPGQYL